The following coding sequences lie in one Papaver somniferum cultivar HN1 unplaced genomic scaffold, ASM357369v1 unplaced-scaffold_52, whole genome shotgun sequence genomic window:
- the LOC113343016 gene encoding uncharacterized protein LOC113343016 translates to MAINGTASYLFRSTKGVKQGDHMSLFLFILVVEVLSLMIKRVASMNLLAGFKPSSEAFEINHLQFADDLIMFLDDDCEQVHNLKNVLLGLELVSGLKFNFQKSALVPVGEAVNAVDGATIFGCPITSFPMKYLGIPLGSKSKAVGVWDVILQNFEKKLSM, encoded by the coding sequence ATGGCAATTAATGGTACGGCTTCATATCTGTTTAGAAGTACAAAAGGAGTGAAACAAGGAGATCATATGTCTCTTTTCCTCTTTATTCTGGTGGTGGAAGTGTTATCTTTAATGATAAAAAGAGTTGCTTCTATGAATTTACTTGCTGGATTCAAACCATCATCTGAAGCTTTTGAGATCAATCATTTGCAGTTTGCAGATGACTTAATAATGTTCTTAGATGATGATTGTGAGCAAGTGCATAATCTGAAGAATGTGTTATTGGGCCTTGAATTAGTTTCTGGTTTGAAGTTTAATTTTCAAAAAAGTGCTCTTGTGCCAGTAGGTGAAGCTGTAAATGCAGTAGATGGGGCTACTATTTTTGGATGTCCAATTACTTCTTTTCCTATGAAATATTTGGGAATACCTTTAGGGAGTAAGTCTAAGGCAGTGGGAGTGTGGGATGTTATTCTTCAAAATTTTGAGAAAAAGCTAAGTATGTAG